From the genome of Tachysurus fulvidraco isolate hzauxx_2018 chromosome 14, HZAU_PFXX_2.0, whole genome shotgun sequence:
ATATATagcaaataattttctttcaaCTTTTTACTGACATAGAGTCAGACAaagtttgcacttttttttcacaatttctGGTCAGCATGGTTTATCTCATTGAACATGTCACCTCTGTCTTTCCCAGTGCTGGCGAGACCACCTATAACCTAGAAACCGCTGCTGGTCTTCGGATGGAGGTGCAGAAATATTATGAGCACATCGATGCTCTCAGGTATGGTTTGGTTTTTATGTACAGAAACAAATTTGGGTTTTGTTTAGGTcagtcatttcttcagtgtatgtcatctatctatctatctatctatctatctatctatctatctatctatctatctatctatctatctatctatctatctatctatctatctatctatctattcatctatATGTGTGTGCTTTAGTAAGAAGATTCTAACACTTGGACTAAAAGACGAGATGCCACCCCATCCAAAAGCAGTCCAGCTGCAGAAGATGGTGCGCTACTCAGCGACACTGTTTGTGCAggtgacacaaaaacacacagtctGCATTATCCAGCCTTAATCTAATTTGTTCACTACAAATTAtaaaaagtatgtggacacctgaccagtTACACCCATGTGCGCTTGTTTTAACCTCCAACCTAGTGGAAGGCTTTCACAatttatggagtgtgtgtgagggatttGTGTTCGATCAGCTACAGTAGCAATAGTTAGTCAGTCATGGGTGTTGTGTGAGGATGTCTGGTGTGcagtcagtgtttcagttcatcctaaaggtgttccgTGGGAATGAGTCAGTCAGGGCTTCAGTTCTTGCGGTCCTATCTTGGCAAACCATAAGTCTGCCCTCTTAGTTTGAGTAAAGGGAAACGTTAAAGctatagcattaaaaaaaaaagcattctaGACCAGCGGTTCTGAACCCtcttaataatgaaaatatgttTTGCAAACCTCCCCAACTTTAAAGGTTTAATGAATaaagatgaatataatataaaacaatttcAGTGTTTCAGACTACTGGCTCAGTGGGGTGGTGGGGTTTGGATGGAGGATGTGAGGAGATCCAGCTGTGGAGGCTGAGGGAAAAGTCACAAACAATCTTAACCATGAATGTACTCCATGTCTAATCAGCAGTCCAGCTGTGATTACTATAAACCAAAAATGTCACTTTTTCCTATCAGCAGTTAATTAGTTATATCATGTCGCTGGTAGATGGTGACGTTAGGTGAGTACTTTATATACGCTCtggcaaaataaaatgtttctgtacagtTTTCTTCTTTTGACTTCGTTGCAACAATTTGGAGAAGATCCACATGTAGGTGTAATGGTCAGATGCCCAGATGAGTCTGATCATATTTACGTGCATCTTCCTGTCCCTCTTTGTACAGGAGAAGTTGTTGGGCCTGATGTCTCTTCCTACGAAAGAGAAATAcgaggagctgaaagagaaaaggaaagaggaacAGGAAAAGAAGCTCCAACAGGAGAGACAGGTGAGGAGATGAGAAGATCActctgtactgtttaaagtTAAGGCATTATATATTACTTTGATTTTTAAAGTAGACACTGTTAGATTTTCCTTGAACTCACCAACGTGTTTGAATGCTTCTAACGCGGTAAATAAAAGTAAGCTGGACCGAGATCAGGGGAAAAGTGTTTAGTGGAGATGTTCATGTAGCATAACAGTCTTCTGGAACCCAAACAATCTACTGGTAATAAATGGCTGTCAAACAATAGACAGGTACAGTTAGGATCTCCTACTGGAGAAGATTTATCCCCTATAAGATCCATAAGCAAGGATTTTGAAAATGTAGACATTAAACAAAATCATGCAAACTGTAATATACAAAAGAACTTAAAATTTTTCGAATTTACCGCAGAATTTGGCTCGTTTTTTTGTGATCTCAATTTTTGTGACTTCCATTCAACCAAAGCCCTCTTCGATACACGTGGGTCAAACATGACTACAGTTATGAGTGTCATAGAATGTATTTACATAAGTATCTTCACTGGTAGTCTTAAAAGAAGAACCCTTTGTAGTTTTACCAATTTAAAAATGcacaatttaagaaaaaaaaaagctgcatcAAAATCAAGCTGTTAACAATCACAAAGAAGCTTTCACCATGTTAATAGCATCCTCATGTGACTGTGTCTTGCTGTTTCAGGCATCTCTGGAAGCACAAAAGCGTAGACTGGAAATAGAGAAGAACCGTGTAACCCACAGTGCAAACGGAGATGCCCCTCGGCCCGCACAAGGCCCTCGCGTGACCAAAGGCGGCGGCTGGTTGCCTTCTTCGACTTCTCAATCAGCCAGTGAACTGGACGACCCGCTGCTGCAGCAGATTAACAACATCGAGTCGTTTCTCCAGCAGGCTCGAGCAGCGAATCGCACCGATGAGGCAGCCATGCTGGAAGACAACCTACGGCAGCTTCAGGAGGAGTTTGACGCTCAGCAGATGAGCCAAGCCATCGAGATGTCACAGCGCCAAGCCCAGGAGGAGGACCTACAAAGAAGCCAGATCCTTCATCTTCAGCAGATGGAGCTGGAGAGCAAAACAACCAAATTGGATTCGTCCGGTTTGGGCGATTCAAAGGACATCAAAGGACACATGGGAACGTGGGAGAAAGGAGGCGAGAGTGGATGGGGGGATTTGGAAACAAGTCCTCAAAGCAATGCTTTGTCAATAAACTCATTTCCACGTTTGCCGGGCAATTCACCACCTTTACAACGAGATGAATGCACTACATTTTCCCCTGGTGGAGAGGCATCTCTAAATCCGTTTGATGATGATGCCACTCCAGTTGAAGACGACTCCTCAAACCCTTTTATTGAAGAGATCcagagagagcagcagcagaAAGCTGTCAGAAAACCCAAAGAGTACAACCCTTTCGAGGAAGGTCAGGATGAGGAGCAGGACATAGACGCCAGGAAGAACCCCTTTGAGCACGACTTTGAACATGAGGACAAAGGTAATCCCTTTAAAGAGACATCTGGCGAGACGCCTTCCGCCCCAACCAATCCTTTTGAAGACGACGACGACGGCCCTGCACTGGAGGACATCATTGAGGAAGAGCTGTTGCTTCAGCAGATCGATAACATCCGTGCGTACATTTTTGATGCCAAGCTCAGCGGACGCACAGATGAAGTGGAGCTACTGTCCCAAAACCTGAGGGAGCTACAGTGCACTTTACAGGAGCAGAAGAGGAAAGCGCACTGACCATTGTcaatttatgttttgtttttcttctcttggGATCAGGACACTGGAAGAAAAGATACATTTTACAAGTGTTGTATGTTTTGCCATTTTTTCAGGCTGTTGGAATGCACCCATATGAAGTAAGTTGGACAAAACAAAGACTTGGTAACATTTCTACATAGAATATCTAACTTTACTCATATGTACAAAACCATAGGTCTCTCATTAACATGCtcctatatattatataggtcataaagatgtttattttagGGCTAAGGTTTATCAAACCTCATTTATCAATCTTTAATCTTCAAgcgtgtgtaaatgttttcGTAGAACAAACCAAACAAAGCTTTTAGTAAATCAAATTTTCTTCATACTAACCATACTAACCTGCATCATGATAAACATGTGCTGTCCACCTAGAATTGACCAACTGCGTTTACAGCACAGATATGTTCACTAAGCGACACCAAAAACTGAAAGCAAAGCACAGCACAATGACAACTAAACAGCGAGAGAGTAAATAAAACACGCTAAATCTACCAATAATGCAGCACAGCCACTGCAGTGCACACACTAAGGCCTGGTAGATACTCTACACAAGCCAGTGCATGCAATGGCAAGGTGTCCGCCACAGGAAGTGGACTTCTAGACTACGCATGTAGAATTTGTCCAAAATCTAGACTGCGATGCAACTAGCAGCCCTTTTTAAAATCTCAGTTCTGCTGCCAGCTTTATTTTGATGCCCTCTCGTGGATTAGCTTTCTACACCAGTAAGGCTCCAGAAGCGTTTACTTACTTCTATAGAATATGTAAAAAGTGTCTTTCTTCCACCTTTTACAGGGTTTTTGTCATTAAGTGACCAGCTAGTCTTGTcataatttatatttgtattgaaTTGATGTCTTTCGAGTCATTAAAGTGAAATGACCGATTGTCAATACTGAATCAGCAATGATGCAATTCTAAAGCTTCACATCAATGCGCCTCCTTACACGTAAACCTCCACAAATACGCTcaggttttttattcattttgaacATCTTGCTTATTGAAATGCTTTTGCAAAAAACATTGATAGATGTGGCCTGTGGTTTAAACAAGTCTATGCAGAGGAAACTGCTTAGACTTTCGTTTACAACGTGTGAGCTAAACcaacaaaaatgttttctcGCACAAAGGTCACCACATAGAACATGAAGCCTGCCCTCAGGTAAAATAGGTAATATACTTAAAAACAGAGTCTCAACGACTTCATCATAACACTATAAGTATGACAGAAATGTTGGCAAAGAGGTGCACAACATGTTAAGAATATGATCATGATTAGACTTTCCACTACATTCAAAGAAATTTGGCAATTCGTCTAATCGTAGAAACCATCATGAAGACAGCTGATTGGTTAGGATTGATTTGATTGATGGTTCATTTGTATGGAAATGCACAGCTGCTACACCATAGATAAAAAAATCTCACCAGTATTattagagagaaaagaaatctcAATATTAGTTACAGGAAAGCATCTTATTATAGAAAAGCATTGTGAACTGTGGATTATAttgtaaaaatgataaatatttatcttCTCAATGTTTTCAATGAGATATTTCTTCAAATTGATGTTTGTTTTCtcaatttatttctaatattaaaAGATGCTTTTCATGTAATATGAGATGTTTTCTCAGAATAACAAGACACtgatggtgatttttttttcatctgtgaTGTTAAAAAGGTGACCATGCCATGATTAACAAATGACAAACCGGGAATATATACAATGTTTGTGAATTTAATCATGGGTGATCAATAGTAGTGTACGATTTTTAAgataatattcatgaaaatttTATTGCAAGGTCTGCGCACCTTGAAGAACCCTTTCATGTCCTGATGTAACTGCCTGTAGATATTGTGTACAGCAGACATGGGAATGAACGTGCTCCACAGGTTTAAGACTTGTATGAATCATTTCAAGGCATTTGCTAAAATGAGTTTGTCAGCCTTGCATGgtgacattttcattcatttctgatCAGATTATCAACTCCATTTTACTTTCCTGGGTAATGCAACTAACTCTATCAAATCTGCTTAAATAGCGTTGTACTAGCTTTCCGGCATGGTGTGCTGCACCTTTGAAAGTCTCTTTTTCAATGCCAATGTTGGATGTCTGCTTAAATATTTGAACTACACTTTACACAATGGATATGTTGAGTAACACTAAACCAGTTCTGCACTGACAGGTCTATCATGTACATTTTAGGAGAGAATCGCAATACAGTTAATTTAACAGTAGTCACAAGATCGATTGATTTATCATGAATAGGCAGTATTTCAAGTGAATATGTCTGTGCAGGGACAAATAAAGAacgtttttgtattttgttttgttttggtgataAGTAGCCTTAAATGATGTGCTTGTGACTGTCATTGGAAGGTCTGATAGCACTTGAGTCATTAAGCCTGTTCACATTCAGAATGCAAAACACTGCACTAATAAAAtagatcaaataaaaatactccGGTCAAGTGAATCTGTATTGTGGCGTTATTCATGTATTAACCAAGTCTTGATGAAAAGCAAGTAGTAAGCAAGCAACAgtccatattttattttacaaaaaaaaaaaaaaaaaacacacaattgctGCTTAATATTTTCTCAGTATGAGAAAGCCTAAGAGCATTTCCACACATGGTGACTGCAGTCCATTCAGGCAGAAGAATCTACTGAGGGATAAGTTACTATCCGATCCTCCTTTATTTTTCTCCTAATGCGGTTTATTCCTCAGAGCCAGCAGCCAT
Proteins encoded in this window:
- the LOC113656051 gene encoding rabenosyn-5 isoform X1, whose product is MASSYAAQLDGSAEVKEGFLCPLCLKDLQSFYQLQDHYEEAHSGDNRHVGGQIKSLVQKAMKAKDKLLKRDGDERNESSYESFYYGGVDPYMWEPQELGATRSHLGLFKKHRAARIDHYVIEVNKRIIRLEKLISFDRTNMDGGKIRALEKSVVPWVNDQDVPFCPDCGDRFNIRNRRHHCRLCGSIMCRKCMEFVPLPLAYKLTSGTREALCVPGSPRQGASPGGGGPTVQQTSRRGSITSLSSVSSVLEEKDEDRIRCCRHCMDALLRYQHKLEEKDHVPDIVKLYERLRMCMEKVDERAPEYIRMAESLNAGETTYNLETAAGLRMEVQKYYEHIDALSKKILTLGLKDEMPPHPKAVQLQKMVRYSATLFVQEKLLGLMSLPTKEKYEELKEKRKEEQEKKLQQERQASLEAQKRRLEIEKNRVTHSANGDAPRPAQGPRVTKGGGWLPSSTSQSASELDDPLLQQINNIESFLQQARAANRTDEAAMLEDNLRQLQEEFDAQQMSQAIEMSQRQAQEEDLQRSQILHLQQMELESKTTKLDSSGLGDSKDIKGHMGTWEKGGESGWGDLETSPQSNALSINSFPRLPGNSPPLQRDECTTFSPGGEASLNPFDDDATPVEDDSSNPFIEEIQREQQQKAVRKPKEYNPFEEGQDEEQDIDARKNPFEHDFEHEDKGNPFKETSGETPSAPTNPFEDDDDGPALEDIIEEELLLQQIDNIRAYIFDAKLSGRTDEVELLSQNLRELQCTLQEQKRKAH
- the LOC113656051 gene encoding rabenosyn-5 isoform X2, which produces MEMRGMRAAMSPFTMEVWIPTCGSLRNWLISFDRTNMDGGKIRALEKSVVPWVNDQDVPFCPDCGDRFNIRNRRHHCRLCGSIMCRKCMEFVPLPLAYKLTSGTREALCVPGSPRQGASPGGGGPTVQQTSRRGSITSLSSVSSVLEEKDEDRIRCCRHCMDALLRYQHKLEEKDHVPDIVKLYERLRMCMEKVDERAPEYIRMAESLNAGETTYNLETAAGLRMEVQKYYEHIDALSKKILTLGLKDEMPPHPKAVQLQKMVRYSATLFVQEKLLGLMSLPTKEKYEELKEKRKEEQEKKLQQERQASLEAQKRRLEIEKNRVTHSANGDAPRPAQGPRVTKGGGWLPSSTSQSASELDDPLLQQINNIESFLQQARAANRTDEAAMLEDNLRQLQEEFDAQQMSQAIEMSQRQAQEEDLQRSQILHLQQMELESKTTKLDSSGLGDSKDIKGHMGTWEKGGESGWGDLETSPQSNALSINSFPRLPGNSPPLQRDECTTFSPGGEASLNPFDDDATPVEDDSSNPFIEEIQREQQQKAVRKPKEYNPFEEGQDEEQDIDARKNPFEHDFEHEDKGNPFKETSGETPSAPTNPFEDDDDGPALEDIIEEELLLQQIDNIRAYIFDAKLSGRTDEVELLSQNLRELQCTLQEQKRKAH